The sequence CTGCAGATACATTTTCACTATTAGCAGTATTACTTTCAGTAACTGTAGCTACTTCATTAATCAATCTAACAACCTTGTCTGAAGATGCAACTTCATCTCCAGTAATATCAACAATTTCATTAACGTTATTAACTATATCTTTTATAGCATTAATTATATCAATAAATGCTTTATCTGTTTCTGATACTATCTGTACTCCATTGTCAACTTCAGTCTTTGCACTTCCCATTGAACTTACAGCATTTTGAGTTTGTTCTATCATCTCTCCTACTAGTGCTGCTATTTCTGTTGATCTATCATTAGTCTCTTCAGCTAATTTTCTTACTTCATCAGCTACCACACTAAAACCCTTACCATGCTCTCCAGCCCTAGCTGCCTCTATTGATGCATTCAGTGCTAAAAGATTAGTTTGTTCTGCAATAGCATTTATAGTTTGAACTATTCCATGAACTTTTGCAGATAAACCATTTAATAATTCAAGTGCTTTTGCTGTTTTATCACTGCTAGTACTAATTTCCTTCATTGCTTGTACAGTTTCTTCTACCTTGGTTCTTCCAAATTCCGCTACATTCATTGTATTACTTGCATTTAAACTTGTTGATTTAGCTCTATTTTGTGCAAGTTGTACAAGACTTGATAACTGCACTAGAACTTCTGAAATATCTACTATGGATTCATTTTGCTTTTCAGCATCTAACGCTACTTGACTCATCGTTGCACTTATTTCTTCTGTTGTTGCACTTATCTCCTCTGATGAAGCTGCCATCTCTTCTGAAGCTGCTGTCAGCTGTTGTGAAGCACTCAACACCCTTCTCACTATTTCATCTTGATGAGATATCATATTATTAAACGAAATTCCTAACTCTCCTATTTCATCTTTACTCTGTACATTCACCTTTACAGTCAAGTCTCCTTCACCAGCACGCTTCATCAACTTTTCTAAGTTATTTATAGGATCTATAATTCCCTTTTTAGAATATAAGTACGCGCATATCATCGCTATGATAATAGCTACAAAAACAATAATAATTGTATAATTTCTAATACTTATTGATGATGACATGCAATCATTGTAGTCTGCTGTAACTGCAACCACCCAATTTTCAACTGATTCAAAAGCAACATATTTTTTTACATTATTATATGTATAAAATTCCTGTGCTGTTTTGCCACTTTTCATTTGATCAATAATAATTTTAAACTCATCATTTGCTTTATCGCTTGCATTCTCTTTTAATATTTTGTTCTTATCAGGATGATACACAATTAGTCCATCTCTATTAATCATGTATGCATAACCTTTTTGTCCAATTTTAATTTTGGCTGCATAATTTGAAACATTAGCAAAGTTAATGCTTCCAACTACAGTTCCTATGACCTTATCGCCACTTTTAAGAGGATAAGCTATAAAAATAGCAGGATTCCCTGTGAATCTAGATGTTAATACATCACTAACCTGCTCTTTTCCATTAAGCGCTGACTTTATGTAGGATCTATCACTTAAATCAATATTAGGTGTCTGTGTTTGATTATCAATAATCACCTTACCCTTGGCATCTGTAATAATCAATGCCTCCATGTAATCTTTATTTTTTTCCTGAACACTTTGAATATATTTATAAGCCAAATTCAAATTGTCTGAATTGGGATTTGTAATAATATTGCTAATCTCTTGATTCAAACTTGACACTTCTAACATGCGTTTTACTGAATCTATTTTATCTTCAATTAAATTTGTTGCACTTGCTGCCTGTTCCTTTAATTGCTCTTGAACAGATGCTTGTATAGAATTTTTTGACATGCTAAATGATATAGCACCTAAAATACACATTGGTATAGAGATTACAATAAAAAAAGTAATCATCAATTTTGTTTTTATAGAAATCTTCATTAGTTTACCCCCTGTTATGTAAAATGTAAAATAGTTTTTCTGACTCTACATAATGTACTTTTTTACAATTATAGAGTTATCGATGTAATTCACTTCATCAGCATAGCAATTTATAATAAATAGTCCTCTTCCGCTTTCGCTTAAAATATTATTTTGATTGATTTCCTTAACAATATCTAAACTTTTAATTCCATCGCCACAATCTGTTACTGTTAAAGTTAATTTTTTTCCTAACACTTGCCACTTTACAAGTATCGGCTTGCTTTTATCACAGTTATTGCCATGAACAAAGGCATTATTAACAGCTTCAGAAATAACTAACTTTATCTCAAAGTGTTGACTCTTTAAATTCATTTTTGTTACTATGCTATCTAATTCACTATTCATATTGTCAAGCCCATAAAGCACGCTCTCACCTTTTATGCCCTGCATAAGTCCAAATTCCTCCTCTTTGTTAATTTTTGTACAATTGCATCCAAGGCATCTGAAAGCAAATAGTTTTATACACTATGTTATTTATTTTCAGATACCTAAAATTTACGCAACACCCTATATTATCGCAATTACAATCATATTGTTTAATGTTTTATGAACTATTTTGAACAAATATGTATATTTAATGATTGTTTTGCACTAATTATTGCTTATATTTGCTTATATTTTATAATATCGTATTTCTCATTTACCACTAACTATTTTTATCCGATAGCT comes from Clostridium sp. TW13 and encodes:
- a CDS encoding methyl-accepting chemotaxis protein, whose protein sequence is MKISIKTKLMITFFIVISIPMCILGAISFSMSKNSIQASVQEQLKEQAASATNLIEDKIDSVKRMLEVSSLNQEISNIITNPNSDNLNLAYKYIQSVQEKNKDYMEALIITDAKGKVIIDNQTQTPNIDLSDRSYIKSALNGKEQVSDVLTSRFTGNPAIFIAYPLKSGDKVIGTVVGSINFANVSNYAAKIKIGQKGYAYMINRDGLIVYHPDKNKILKENASDKANDEFKIIIDQMKSGKTAQEFYTYNNVKKYVAFESVENWVVAVTADYNDCMSSSISIRNYTIIIVFVAIIIAMICAYLYSKKGIIDPINNLEKLMKRAGEGDLTVKVNVQSKDEIGELGISFNNMISHQDEIVRRVLSASQQLTAASEEMAASSEEISATTEEISATMSQVALDAEKQNESIVDISEVLVQLSSLVQLAQNRAKSTSLNASNTMNVAEFGRTKVEETVQAMKEISTSSDKTAKALELLNGLSAKVHGIVQTINAIAEQTNLLALNASIEAARAGEHGKGFSVVADEVRKLAEETNDRSTEIAALVGEMIEQTQNAVSSMGSAKTEVDNGVQIVSETDKAFIDIINAIKDIVNNVNEIVDITGDEVASSDKVVRLINEVATVTESNTANSENVSAATEEQANAINNFTATAEETSAMAEELTKLVEKFKL
- a CDS encoding ATP-binding protein — its product is MQGIKGESVLYGLDNMNSELDSIVTKMNLKSQHFEIKLVISEAVNNAFVHGNNCDKSKPILVKWQVLGKKLTLTVTDCGDGIKSLDIVKEINQNNILSESGRGLFIINCYADEVNYIDNSIIVKKYIM